In the Xiphias gladius isolate SHS-SW01 ecotype Sanya breed wild chromosome 7, ASM1685928v1, whole genome shotgun sequence genome, TGAAGAGTGACATATAAGTTACAATTTTAGCTTGATACTTCCTGATGGAAATATACCTATTCTAtgagcttgtttcttttgtccgCCTTTTGGCTGCAGCACTCCGCGTCCTGCTGCTCTGGTCTGTACAGCTGCACTGCAGAGGCTTTCTAATCTGAAGTAACTGAGCCCAGACAGTGTAAGCCTTGTAGTGTGTCGGTGTTGGTATATCAGGGGTTAGTTTAACATGCCTGATGATGGACAGGAGTGATGGGTGATAGGAAAAGATGTGTTTATATGAATTATATGAATTGACAGTTTACTCTCTTCTATCCACCACAACGCCATCTCCAGCCTTCTAGTACATTGTTGAAGATTGATGTTTTGCTCTgagctcctcctctcctctcccatctctTTTGTCTTCCCTCACGACTCTGTGCccactctcctctcccctctcctatTCTCATCACTGCATCCTGTGCtcctttaacccccccccccccccacacacacacacacacacacacacaccaccattccctcctcccttcctaCTCTCTCCGAGTGGCGACGGCGTGACTGCCTGCGTCAGCCAGCCCTGCCAGCCCCTGCCAGCTAGTGAACGCTGCTACTGGAGCTGCCGTATACCCTGCAGagagccgtgtgtgtgtgtgtgtgtgtgtgtgtgtgtgtgtgtgtgtgtgtgtatgtgtgtttgtgtgagcgtACGCAGATGGTAAGGAAACTGAGTCAGGGAGGGCTgcctctcatctctctgctgtTATCACCATCCTtcactctccctcctctcctcctctgctgccatGGAGCTCCAGCAGGCTGAATCACAACAGCGTCTGCAGAAAGGGCTGAGgtaatactgtgtgtgtattatattgGGTATCATGTCTGTATTGAAGTGCACACATCTGTACTGAAATGCCTGCATGCAGCCTTGCAAAGcgcagtatgtgtgtgtgtgtgtgtgtgtgtgtgtgtgtgtgtgtgtgtagatctCCACTGCAACGTATAGCCCCTTGCCCTGACTGTCAGTGCAAATCCATTATCCCCAGCCTGAGTGCAAATAGCTGTAACACCTTCtatcatgtgtgcatgtgttgaaGACAATTTTTGCGGTTTGGCCCCATATGTGTAGATTTGATGGCACAGTTTGTGCTTTCGTCCAAGTGCTCACACTGATCACTTGACCCAGATTGCAAGCAAGCACCAGACATGACTCATTCCCTGCACTTGCtatctttatgtgtgtgtgtgtgcataatcACCACTGATCCAAACAGACCTGGGAATGTTTTGTATTATAGTGATGGGACAAGTCTGCAAATCAAAGCTGGACAGGCAGCGAATTATTGAAAAGTGAGAGGCATGTCacctttctgttgtttttacctGCATTGCTTGGAAAGTTTCAATTCAGTAGCTCTGTCTGCTTCTTTAGGCTTCTCAGAGATTTCTGCCGGCGATTACTCAGGATAATCCATTCACCTCATTATGGTGATTCAATGTTGCAATGAAAGCGGTCCACATTGGGCTCTGTTGACTATCCAGAGTAAGAGGGTcattaaaagagtactccactgatttagcattggaCTCCAATAACACTGTTGGACTCACaatgaacagtaaaaaaaaaaaaaaattcaaaatcaatgcagcagaaccagcgATATCATCTTTTCCGTTCaacacattctttttttcttgtcaaaacttagcacctacattacccactATTTATGCTAATTGGGGCTAATGTAGCCTGAAGCCCCCTAGCCCCTAGCCTCTagcagaggtgaggagaggacTACAGGACTCTGGTtagctcacttctttctaagtCCACaccccagatttttttattttattttattttcaaatttgtagtcttcagacccaactgaCGCTGATACAAGGGAAGTAACTCCATGCTGCTTCCTCTGGGGCCACGAAAGGCCTTATGCAACTtttattcacacatacattactactccccaagacctgtatACAGACTATGATGTGtaaaaattggtggagttcccctttaggacagcattttcaaaaacagacattccaTAACCTCAGCTGTCAAAACCCAAACTATGTCCAGGGGGTTTGGGGTTTTGCTTGAGGTGAAGTGAAACTTTAACCCTATGTTCTCGTAGTCTGTACCCCATTAGGAAACATGACTTGCTTTACAGTAACAATTAAGTAATTTCTTCTCCAAGCAGGTagatgtgcatgtgtatgtggtGCTCCACTGGCCCAgtatgaagtgtgtgtgtctgaggaggTGGGCATCGGGCTCTGCCGTCGTGTTCCTTCACACACTGGCCTTATCCTGGACAGGTAATGTACACAGGAACTGTAATCTATTATACATGacctctttcttttgtttgattCAGAAGTCAGCCAAAATTGATGTTGAGGTTATTGCACTGCACCTATTTTATCGTAGACGGTGTTAATAATAGGTCATAAACATGACTGTTGTCTCATCCAATTTCAAATACAGCAGTTTAAATAGGTGTTGAAACTTGGTccttcattttgaattttgatctaaaaatgatttaatttcaggtaaaatgtcttcttttgtagAATGACAAGTTAAACATTAACTTGGGGAGTTGAAGATATAATTTTACATGGATGAAAGTTTATTTAAACTATTTATCTTTAGAAGATATTCTTGCCTAAACCAAAAAacgacaaacacacagacccaAACCACAAATCATTTCACCAACAACTTGGTCAACAATTTTGAGGAACACctcaaaattttgggaaatacagttattagttattttagAAGATTATTTTAGCATTAAGACTAAAAAACCAGGGGGAAGCAGCTACGGTAGCTTGGCTCTGTTCTAAGGTCACAAAATAaacctgccagcacctctaaagttctcTTATGaacaaataatatttcatttttaaaaatctgtacaaaaacataaagtatataaaaacataagCATAAAAATTAcatgtggttttacaggggctGGAAACGGGGAAAGAGCTACATTGACTCTGTCCCCTATCTTCCAAGAAGTATCACAAATcgttgtttttacactttggattttgtacagattaaacaaattagaTCTAACATGTTGATTAGTGAACTTCAGAGGTGCCGATAAATGGATTAGGACAGAACTAGGCATGCTGTTACCCCTTGCTCCCATTCTTGAGGCTAAGCTGCGCTAACTGGCTTACCTGCAACATTTATGTAGAGGGACACTTTACATATAAAGTCACACATATAGAGAAATTAATTTGCCACCTTTACAGACAGGCTAGATagaaattgaaatgttttaatttgtcatatTCCGCCCCAAATAGTCCAATTATATCTACATCATGTACCCACAGATGCAATCGAGCCCGCCCCCAAAATTGATGGATGGCACCGGGCAGCAGTGACACTTCAGGAGAACACCACACACCGCTTTAACTGCCAATCAGATGGCTGGGATCCTCATGCCCCGCCCTTGCTGACCTGGTACTTGAACGGGGAGCAGCAGGGAGAGCCATCACCCAACCCTGGGCGCCTGGTGATGACACCGCAAGAAGATCCTGAGGTCACGAGACAGGGGACCAATCACAACAGCACCTTCTCTCTGCAGGCCAGAAAGTGGGACAGGGAGCTAGTGTGTGTTGCATCAAACCCCTGGACAGGAAATAGCTACAATGCAACAGTCACACTCAACGTACAGTGTGAGTCTCTGTGAAACGTTTCAGGATTTCAGCTATTTTCTGTTGATACAGTGAATAAAGTGCCGAGTCGTTCCACTCCTCTGTCTCCCAGTCCAGCCAGAGATTCTCAGGGTGAATGCCCGCTACAGTGAAACCTCAGACCCTGGCCTCTCCCTGGTGCTCTTCGCCTTGGTACGGTCCAACCCGCCCGCTACCATCACCTTTGTGGACCAGTTCGGCCAGCTGGTGACCAACACCTCTGACTTCCTCATCCTGGACTCGCGAAGCTACCCCTGGCTGACCAATCACACACTGAGGGTGACACTCCGCAGCCTATCAGGAAATGTCTCGGTGAACGCGAGCAACAGTGTGGGGACGGTGCAGAGCAACCTCACACTAGCAGGTCAGTGATTGGTAAAGGCAAAGGCGAACCGATAAGGCCTTTCTTATGGTAtgctaactgtctcctggctgtagcttcaaatGTACTATAAAGATATGAAAGTGGtgtcaatcttttcatctaactctatCAAGACAGTGAATAGGCATAACTCCCAAATGTTGAATTCTtatcctctcttcatctctctacAGAGTTCCTGCAGTCTCGTGTGGAGGTGCCCATGCTGGGAATAGTGACTGGGGGAGCCATGGCCTTCATGgccctcctcatcctcagtcTAATAGTTCTCTGcctcatgcaaaaaaacaaaagcaagtcAGTTGGTGAGACTACagtgtgtttgcctgtgcaGTGAGCAAGTCAGCTGGAAAACTTGTAGTATGTAACACTTATTCAGCAGGATGATTCATCTCCTTGTCTTATGTTACAGACGAGCCAGTGGAGATTCTGATGACcaagaaaaggtaaaaagttTAATCAAACTTCTGTCATGTAAGATATGTAGTGGTAGACAGAAAGCAAGTGTCA is a window encoding:
- the LOC120792161 gene encoding transmembrane protein 25, with protein sequence MNSSTAEEYKVVVRAGQDAIEPAPKIDGWHRAAVTLQENTTHRFNCQSDGWDPHAPPLLTWYLNGEQQGEPSPNPGRLVMTPQEDPEVTRQGTNHNSTFSLQARKWDRELVCVASNPWTGNSYNATVTLNVQFQPEILRVNARYSETSDPGLSLVLFALVRSNPPATITFVDQFGQLVTNTSDFLILDSRSYPWLTNHTLRVTLRSLSGNVSVNASNSVGTVQSNLTLAEFLQSRVEVPMLGIVTGGAMAFMALLILSLIVLCLMQKNKSKSVDEPVEILMTKKSDSASLKAEKADKTYIPRENMSLPSNMQLNDLSTLRKAREAAQQNSVGEMKEKEEEEEEDLSLAYAARGFARYPMVGYIYKVNSTSSEEIWL